The following are encoded in a window of Congzhengia minquanensis genomic DNA:
- a CDS encoding iron-containing alcohol dehydrogenase: MLNFEFFTPTKMIFGKDTHKRVGEVIKSYGFHKIMLHYGGGSIQKNGVYEQVTASLKDAGIDYLDFGGAEPNPKLELVEKGAQLCKDHGVELVLAVGGGSAIDSAKEIAVGACYDGSTWDFSTKAKTPRAALPVGVILTLSASGSEMSASAVITNEKLGLKRGYNSEFHRPLFSICNPELTFTVNKFQTGCGIVDISMHTLERYFSKSPDTPLTDAIAESVVRQTIAAGRRAIKNPEDYDARADLMWASSLSHNDLTGCGRETFMACHQIEHELSGKYDFVAHGAGLSVIFPAWAKYVYKHNVPRFVQFANKVWDIPVSQENPEETALAGILATERYFAEIGMPVRLSQLNVGDEAFYEMAEKCTESGGRTLPGWLPLNTKEIVDIFELAK; this comes from the coding sequence ATGCTAAATTTTGAGTTTTTCACCCCAACAAAAATGATTTTCGGAAAAGATACCCACAAGCGAGTGGGAGAAGTGATAAAAAGCTATGGGTTTCACAAAATTATGCTCCATTACGGCGGCGGCAGCATTCAGAAAAACGGCGTTTATGAGCAGGTTACCGCATCTTTAAAGGACGCGGGCATAGACTATTTAGACTTTGGCGGCGCAGAACCGAACCCCAAGCTGGAATTGGTGGAAAAGGGCGCACAGCTTTGCAAAGATCACGGCGTTGAACTGGTTTTGGCTGTGGGCGGCGGAAGCGCAATTGACTCGGCAAAGGAAATTGCCGTGGGCGCATGCTATGACGGCAGCACGTGGGATTTTTCTACAAAGGCAAAAACGCCGCGGGCAGCGCTGCCTGTGGGCGTAATTTTAACCCTTTCCGCATCGGGCAGCGAAATGAGCGCGTCTGCGGTAATTACCAACGAAAAGCTGGGGCTAAAGCGCGGATATAATTCAGAGTTTCACAGGCCGCTGTTTTCCATTTGCAACCCGGAGCTTACTTTCACCGTGAATAAGTTCCAAACGGGCTGCGGCATTGTGGACATTTCAATGCACACCCTGGAACGCTATTTTTCAAAATCGCCGGATACACCCCTAACCGATGCAATTGCAGAATCGGTGGTAAGGCAAACCATTGCGGCCGGCCGGCGGGCCATTAAAAACCCCGAGGACTATGACGCCCGGGCAGATTTGATGTGGGCTTCAAGCCTTTCCCACAACGATTTAACAGGCTGCGGCAGGGAAACGTTTATGGCCTGCCATCAGATAGAGCACGAGCTCAGCGGGAAATATGATTTTGTGGCCCACGGCGCAGGCCTTTCTGTGATTTTTCCCGCCTGGGCAAAATATGTTTACAAACACAACGTGCCGCGCTTTGTGCAGTTTGCAAACAAGGTGTGGGACATCCCCGTAAGTCAGGAAAATCCGGAGGAAACGGCCCTGGCAGGCATTTTGGCAACGGAACGCTATTTTGCTGAAATTGGCATGCCGGTGCGGCTTTCTCAGTTGAACGTGGGAGACGAAGCGTTTTACGAAATGGCGGAGAAGTGCACCGAAAGCGGCGGGCGCACGCTGCCCGGCTGGCTGCCCTTGAACACGAAAGAAATTGTAGACATATTTGAGCTTGCAAAATAA
- the cimA gene encoding citramalate synthase translates to MAKIDVYDTTLRDGTQGEGISFSLADKIKIVKLLDELGVSYIEAGIPASNPKDAELFACLAEIKLKHAKIAAFGSTHRIGVPVEQDSAVKALIDAGAPVVTIFGKAWDLHVKEVFHARLSENLDIIRETVCYVKSFGKEVIFDAEHFFDGYKQNREYALSSLNAAKSAGADIICLCDTNGAAFPDEISSIVAEVKAYLGGTKLAIHCHNDVGVAVSNTLLGVFAGAEQVQGTMNGFGERCGNANLCTIIPNLQLKRGYDLVPKESLKKLKSISRHIYELANIVPDERKPYVGGMAFAHKGGMHIDAVLKNPVTFEHISPENVGNERKLLMSEMSGRALVYDIIRKFEPDTKKDAPVISEILDEIKRLENEGYQFEGAESSFELMVLKKLGFYKPQFQLEQFQVIAAAPAKSQYTATAMIKICVGDTAEITAAEGEGPVNALDKALRKALYRFYPELKNTRLIDFKVRVLDGSKTGTAALTRVLMESTDGRTNWSTVGVSEDILEASWRALVDSVDYYMLDIKRNKHTERSKATC, encoded by the coding sequence ATGGCTAAAATCGACGTATATGATACCACCCTGCGGGACGGCACCCAGGGCGAGGGGATTTCGTTTTCCCTGGCCGACAAAATAAAAATTGTGAAACTTTTAGATGAGCTGGGCGTGTCTTATATTGAAGCCGGCATTCCGGCTTCAAATCCCAAAGACGCAGAGCTGTTTGCCTGCCTTGCGGAAATAAAACTGAAGCACGCAAAAATCGCGGCTTTTGGCAGCACCCACCGGATTGGCGTGCCCGTAGAACAAGACAGCGCGGTGAAGGCGTTAATCGACGCAGGCGCTCCTGTGGTGACCATTTTTGGCAAAGCGTGGGACTTGCATGTGAAAGAGGTGTTCCATGCCCGCCTGTCTGAGAATTTAGACATTATCCGCGAAACGGTTTGCTATGTAAAGTCCTTCGGCAAAGAAGTAATTTTCGACGCGGAGCATTTTTTTGACGGATATAAACAAAACCGGGAATATGCGCTGTCAAGTTTGAATGCGGCAAAAAGCGCCGGGGCGGACATCATCTGCCTGTGTGACACCAACGGCGCCGCGTTTCCTGACGAAATTTCTTCCATTGTGGCAGAGGTGAAAGCGTATTTGGGCGGAACAAAGCTTGCAATTCACTGCCACAACGATGTTGGCGTGGCGGTTTCAAACACCCTTTTGGGCGTGTTTGCCGGGGCAGAGCAGGTGCAGGGCACCATGAACGGATTCGGCGAACGGTGCGGCAACGCAAACCTCTGCACCATCATTCCCAATTTGCAGCTAAAGCGCGGATATGACCTGGTGCCGAAAGAGTCGCTGAAAAAGCTGAAGAGCATTTCCCGCCACATTTATGAGCTGGCAAACATTGTCCCTGACGAACGCAAGCCCTATGTAGGCGGCATGGCCTTTGCCCACAAGGGCGGCATGCACATCGACGCGGTTTTGAAAAATCCCGTTACGTTTGAGCACATCTCGCCGGAGAACGTGGGGAACGAGCGCAAGCTGTTAATGTCTGAAATGTCCGGCAGGGCGCTGGTGTATGACATTATCAGAAAGTTTGAGCCGGACACAAAAAAAGACGCGCCGGTAATTTCGGAAATTTTAGACGAGATAAAGCGGCTGGAAAATGAGGGGTATCAGTTTGAGGGAGCGGAAAGCTCTTTTGAGCTGATGGTTTTAAAAAAGCTGGGTTTTTACAAGCCCCAGTTTCAATTGGAGCAGTTTCAGGTGATTGCCGCGGCGCCGGCAAAGTCTCAATATACCGCCACTGCCATGATTAAAATCTGTGTGGGAGACACCGCAGAAATTACGGCGGCGGAGGGCGAAGGCCCGGTGAACGCGCTGGATAAAGCACTTAGAAAGGCGCTTTACCGGTTTTATCCCGAACTGAAAAACACGCGTCTGATTGACTTTAAGGTCCGCGTGTTAGATGGCAGCAAAACCGGCACGGCGGCTTTAACGCGGGTGTTAATGGAATCGACCGACGGCAGGACAAACTGGAGCACCGTGGGCGTTTCAGAGGATATTTTAGAGGCCAGCTGGCGCGCGCTGGTAGACTCGGTGGACTACTACATGCTGGACATTAAACGAAACAAACATACCGAAAGGAGCAAAGCGACATGCTAA
- a CDS encoding histidinol-phosphatase HisJ family protein has translation MKLYDMHTHTNNSHDSKADIITQTKAQIAAGAAGFAVTDHCDVQFYERDHVFERIQNSVEDALAAQKRFSGQVEVLTGIEIGEGIWDEARAAKMCRAFDYDVVLSSVHAVRYPGLTAPFSTIDFGKLPRETLEQYIDQYYTDMIEMTEKLDFDVLPHITCPLRYVNRKYGRDIDFLTPYRDKVETVLKQIIERGIALEVNTAYANCTQECLPSYDILSLYKEKGGKFVTIGSDAHAPENAARLLFDAAEMLRQCGFTGYYYYKNRKPIFIRF, from the coding sequence TTGAAACTTTACGACATGCATACGCACACAAACAATTCACACGACTCGAAAGCAGATATCATCACGCAGACAAAGGCACAAATTGCGGCGGGCGCGGCGGGGTTTGCCGTTACCGACCACTGCGACGTGCAGTTTTATGAGCGTGACCATGTGTTTGAAAGAATTCAAAATTCTGTAGAAGACGCCCTCGCCGCCCAAAAACGTTTTTCCGGCCAGGTTGAAGTTTTAACAGGGATTGAAATTGGAGAGGGCATTTGGGACGAAGCCCGCGCTGCAAAGATGTGCCGCGCATTCGACTATGATGTGGTTCTTTCTTCTGTTCACGCGGTGCGGTATCCGGGGCTGACAGCACCCTTTTCCACAATTGATTTTGGCAAACTGCCGAGGGAGACGCTGGAGCAATATATAGACCAATATTACACCGATATGATTGAAATGACAGAAAAGCTGGACTTTGACGTTTTGCCGCACATCACCTGCCCGCTGCGTTATGTAAACCGGAAATATGGCCGGGACATTGATTTTTTAACCCCCTACCGGGATAAGGTTGAAACCGTGCTGAAACAAATCATTGAACGGGGAATTGCCTTAGAGGTGAACACGGCTTACGCCAATTGCACCCAGGAGTGTTTGCCGAGCTATGACATTCTTTCCCTTTATAAAGAAAAGGGCGGCAAATTTGTTACCATTGGTTCTGACGCCCACGCTCCGGAAAATGCCGCCCGTCTGCTGTTTGATGCGGCGGAAATGCTGCGGCAGTGCGGGTTTACGGGATATTACTACTATAAAAACAGAAAACCCATTTTTATTCGCTTTTAA
- a CDS encoding S-layer homology domain-containing protein, with product MKKVLSLVLSLVLVLSTAVVAFAAGFPDVNSNYSWAQEAINSLSESGVITGYDDGTFQPGKSITRQEAITLFSKALGASEKMNEPIVNLAYGIYEADLAGCEDSYAVKQGAYMVYRKVLTIDEVKEYLSKEKRDVELKRYEAATLIAKALGADAWMKTNPEIDVTFADKDDIPAMALGYVFYATELGIMNGMGDNKFGPNETVTRAQIAVMIRRILDTMDFEYIRGMISSVDTLMNNLSIKTEEGETVKFGVGNSSAIFLDGEKVTLTDLEVGMECVFTFSKESLYQIDAITYEGEETVSGAFRGKQTTNAGTTVKLADITKEEETVTSYKLASNVVIKINGGSGAITDIKNGDYVTIKMSGGLGVSLSAEPKTRKISSVKIENIDTSSNGVVITVLTSDEESVEYTLADNATITRNGKKADFSELAIGDNAELTLDYGEISDIMATGKAKSIEGTIDEITVSSSTSYITISSGGNKSKYPMARDCTITIEGKEATIYDLKLGSYVKLEVSSETVTEIASEAASEALTVTGTIKTINTSYGLVVITYEGLNGQELEKQLFLKDSTKILDTKSGKLLTIKNLNVGNVITAAGTEKLGVYEVSSLMVLQ from the coding sequence ATGAAAAAAGTACTTTCATTGGTCTTGTCACTGGTACTGGTATTGTCAACCGCGGTTGTCGCGTTCGCGGCTGGATTTCCTGACGTAAACAGCAATTATTCCTGGGCACAGGAAGCAATAAATTCCCTGTCAGAAAGCGGTGTTATCACCGGCTATGACGACGGGACGTTTCAACCTGGTAAAAGCATTACCCGGCAGGAGGCCATTACCTTGTTTTCAAAAGCCCTGGGCGCCAGCGAAAAGATGAACGAGCCCATTGTGAATTTGGCCTATGGCATTTATGAAGCAGATCTTGCGGGCTGTGAAGACTCCTATGCTGTGAAGCAGGGCGCTTACATGGTTTACAGAAAAGTTTTGACCATCGATGAAGTGAAAGAATATTTGTCAAAAGAAAAGCGTGACGTTGAGCTGAAGCGCTATGAGGCGGCAACCTTAATTGCTAAAGCTCTGGGCGCAGACGCATGGATGAAAACAAACCCCGAGATTGATGTGACCTTTGCCGATAAAGACGATATTCCCGCAATGGCTTTGGGCTATGTGTTCTATGCCACAGAGCTGGGCATTATGAACGGCATGGGAGACAACAAGTTCGGCCCGAACGAAACCGTTACCCGGGCACAGATTGCCGTTATGATTCGCAGAATTTTAGACACTATGGATTTTGAATATATCCGCGGCATGATTTCAAGCGTAGATACTTTAATGAACAATTTGAGCATTAAAACTGAGGAAGGCGAAACCGTGAAATTTGGCGTGGGTAACTCCAGCGCGATTTTCTTAGACGGCGAAAAGGTTACGCTGACCGACCTGGAAGTGGGCATGGAATGTGTGTTCACATTCTCGAAAGAAAGCCTTTATCAGATTGATGCAATTACATATGAGGGCGAAGAAACCGTTTCCGGCGCGTTCCGCGGCAAGCAGACCACGAACGCTGGAACCACTGTGAAGCTGGCGGACATTACGAAAGAGGAAGAAACGGTTACAAGCTATAAGCTGGCGTCAAATGTGGTAATTAAAATTAACGGAGGTTCCGGCGCCATTACAGACATTAAAAACGGCGACTATGTTACCATTAAAATGTCCGGCGGCTTGGGCGTGTCGTTAAGCGCAGAGCCAAAAACAAGAAAAATCTCCAGCGTGAAGATTGAAAATATCGACACCTCCTCAAACGGTGTTGTGATTACCGTGCTGACAAGCGACGAAGAATCTGTGGAATATACGCTGGCAGACAATGCGACCATAACGCGCAACGGCAAAAAGGCAGACTTTTCTGAGCTTGCTATTGGCGACAACGCCGAGCTCACATTGGATTACGGTGAAATTTCCGACATTATGGCAACCGGCAAGGCAAAGAGCATTGAAGGCACCATTGATGAAATTACCGTTTCCAGCTCCACCTCGTATATCACCATTTCCTCAGGCGGAAACAAATCGAAATATCCCATGGCACGGGACTGCACCATTACAATTGAGGGCAAGGAAGCCACCATTTACGACTTAAAGCTGGGTTCCTATGTTAAGCTTGAAGTTTCCAGCGAAACCGTAACGGAAATTGCTTCTGAGGCGGCCTCTGAAGCGCTGACAGTGACGGGAACCATTAAAACCATTAACACCTCTTATGGCTTGGTTGTGATTACCTATGAGGGATTAAACGGCCAGGAGCTTGAAAAACAGCTGTTCTTGAAAGACAGCACAAAGATTTTAGATACCAAGTCCGGAAAACTTTTAACCATTAAAAATTTAAATGTCGGCAACGTGATTACGGCCGCCGGCACAGAGAAGCTGGGCGTTTATGAGGTATCGTCGCTCATGGTTCTTCAGTAA
- a CDS encoding cob(I)yrinic acid a,c-diamide adenosyltransferase: protein MVHIYTGDGKGKTTAALGLSFRAAGRGLRVAFLEFLKDGNSGEVLLAKSVPNMNIRCFQTTVNGFFWNMTEPEREVLKAETQAGFAFAANCAANRLCDMLVLDEIAGCIANGILSENDVLALLKNYGKTLEIVLTGRDFSQEMRSAADYVSEIRAVKHPFDTGTAPREGIEF from the coding sequence ATGGTTCACATTTACACAGGGGACGGAAAAGGAAAAACCACCGCCGCTTTGGGGCTTTCGTTCCGGGCCGCCGGCCGGGGACTTAGGGTGGCGTTTTTGGAATTTTTAAAGGACGGAAACAGCGGTGAAGTTTTGCTGGCAAAATCTGTGCCCAATATGAACATTCGGTGTTTTCAAACCACGGTAAACGGCTTTTTTTGGAACATGACGGAACCGGAGCGGGAGGTGCTGAAGGCCGAAACCCAGGCGGGCTTTGCGTTTGCTGCAAACTGCGCGGCAAACCGGCTGTGCGACATGCTGGTGTTAGACGAAATTGCCGGCTGCATTGCAAATGGAATTCTTTCAGAAAACGACGTGCTGGCGCTTTTAAAAAATTATGGAAAGACGCTGGAAATTGTTTTAACCGGGCGGGATTTTTCGCAGGAAATGCGTTCGGCGGCAGACTATGTGTCTGAAATCCGGGCGGTGAAACATCCTTTTGATACAGGCACAGCGCCCCGGGAGGGAATTGAATTTTAA
- a CDS encoding zinc metallopeptidase, giving the protein MFWFYDYYYIVLVVPAILISLFAQFKVQSTYRKYAQVMSSRNRTAAEITRQILDRNGLLNVAVEGVRGSLTDHYDPRTNVIRLSDSVRGDVSVASIGVAAHEAGHAVQYATGYFPIKLRNAVLPVANIGSTLSVPLIFIGFLFSMQPLVTFGILLFSCVLLFQLVTLPVEFDASRRAIKTLDEGGILSSEELTGAKKVLGAAAMTYVAAALTSAAQLLRLVLISRRRD; this is encoded by the coding sequence ATGTTTTGGTTTTATGACTATTATTATATCGTGCTGGTTGTGCCTGCAATTTTAATTTCGCTTTTTGCGCAGTTTAAGGTGCAAAGCACCTATCGGAAATATGCTCAGGTGATGTCTTCCAGAAACCGTACGGCGGCGGAAATCACCCGGCAGATTTTAGACCGCAACGGGCTTTTAAATGTTGCGGTGGAGGGCGTTCGCGGAAGCCTGACCGACCACTATGACCCGCGGACCAATGTAATCCGCCTGTCCGATTCTGTCCGGGGCGACGTGTCGGTTGCGTCCATCGGCGTTGCGGCTCACGAAGCGGGCCACGCCGTGCAATATGCCACCGGTTATTTCCCCATTAAATTGAGAAATGCGGTGCTGCCTGTGGCAAACATTGGGTCTACGCTGTCTGTCCCGCTGATATTCATTGGCTTTTTGTTTTCCATGCAGCCGCTGGTAACCTTTGGAATTTTGCTGTTTTCCTGCGTGCTTTTGTTTCAGCTTGTAACGCTCCCTGTGGAGTTTGACGCAAGCAGGCGCGCTATAAAAACGCTGGATGAGGGCGGCATATTGTCGTCTGAAGAGCTTACAGGAGCCAAAAAGGTGTTGGGAGCCGCCGCCATGACCTATGTTGCTGCGGCGCTGACCTCTGCCGCACAGCTTTTGCGGCTGGTGCTCATTTCAAGGAGAAGGGACTGA
- the mgtE gene encoding magnesium transporter, which translates to METIIDLIEDGKLIKAREKIITMDAVDIELLLDEIPREKMLRVFRMLPKTLAADTFAYMKSDQQQYIIESITDNEINNIMDEMFMDDTVDFLEEMPANVVKRVLKTTDAKTRHTINQLLRYPDGSAGSIMTTEYVDLKKEMTAREALRHIRITGVDSETINTCYVIDKERKLEGAISIRKIILSAPETLVSDMMTTEVKYLYTYDDQETSAFRFKKYDLLSMPVVDGENRLVGIITIDDIVDVIEQEATEDIEIMAAITPTDKPYTETGALGTFQKRIPWLLLLMISATFTGGILSSYETSLAIYPALVAFIPMFMDTGGNAGGQASVAVIRSLALNEVEFKDIFKIVWKELRVALLCGLIMAVVCFLKAMVIDARFTDGVNFVTALIVSITIFLTIVIAKLVGCVMPLLAKRVGFDPAVMASPFITTIVDALSLIIYFQIVRLFLPM; encoded by the coding sequence ATGGAAACTATCATCGATTTAATCGAGGACGGGAAATTAATTAAGGCCCGTGAAAAAATTATTACCATGGACGCTGTGGACATTGAGCTTTTGCTGGACGAAATACCCCGTGAAAAAATGCTTCGGGTGTTCCGCATGCTGCCCAAAACGCTGGCGGCAGACACGTTTGCCTACATGAAAAGCGACCAGCAGCAGTATATCATTGAATCCATCACCGACAACGAAATTAACAATATTATGGACGAAATGTTCATGGACGACACCGTGGACTTTTTGGAGGAAATGCCGGCCAATGTGGTGAAACGGGTGCTAAAAACCACCGACGCAAAAACGAGGCACACCATTAACCAGCTTCTTCGATATCCTGACGGCAGCGCCGGCTCTATTATGACCACAGAGTATGTGGATTTAAAGAAAGAAATGACCGCCCGGGAGGCGCTGCGTCATATCCGCATAACCGGGGTAGACAGCGAAACCATTAACACCTGCTATGTAATTGACAAAGAGCGGAAGCTGGAGGGTGCAATCTCCATCCGCAAAATTATTTTAAGCGCGCCGGAAACCCTGGTTTCTGATATGATGACCACTGAAGTGAAATATTTATACACATATGACGACCAGGAAACCAGCGCTTTCCGGTTTAAAAAGTATGACCTTTTGTCCATGCCGGTGGTGGACGGTGAGAACAGGCTTGTTGGAATTATCACCATAGACGACATTGTAGACGTTATTGAGCAGGAGGCAACGGAGGACATTGAAATCATGGCGGCCATCACGCCTACCGACAAACCCTATACCGAAACAGGTGCGCTGGGAACGTTCCAAAAGCGAATCCCCTGGCTGCTGCTGTTAATGATTTCTGCAACTTTTACGGGGGGAATCCTCTCGTCTTATGAAACTTCGCTGGCGATTTATCCGGCTCTGGTGGCGTTTATTCCCATGTTTATGGACACAGGCGGCAACGCCGGCGGCCAGGCGTCTGTTGCGGTTATCAGAAGCCTTGCGCTGAACGAAGTGGAATTTAAAGATATTTTTAAAATTGTTTGGAAAGAGCTTCGCGTAGCGCTTTTGTGCGGCCTGATTATGGCAGTTGTGTGCTTTTTGAAGGCAATGGTGATTGACGCGCGGTTTACCGACGGCGTAAACTTTGTAACGGCGCTGATTGTAAGCATTACCATATTTTTAACCATTGTAATTGCAAAATTGGTGGGCTGTGTGATGCCGCTTTTGGCAAAGCGGGTGGGGTTCGACCCGGCGGTGATGGCAAGCCCGTTTATCACAACCATTGTAGACGCGCTGTCGCTGATTATCTATTTTCAAATTGTGCGGCTGTTTTTGCCGATGTAG
- a CDS encoding nucleoside recognition domain-containing protein gives MNYIWVFLILFSYIYSFFAGTTEAVTASVFSGADKATQMVISLMGMMCLWTGLLEVAEHAGITKKIERLLSPITRILFPSLPDGSEAKSAIVMSMTANLLGLSNAATPLGLAAMNKLEARSLTPGVATDDMCMFVVINTASITLIPTTLLTLRTAAGSAAPFEIMVPVWICSILSVASGIIAAKLLARRCP, from the coding sequence ATGAACTACATCTGGGTTTTTCTGATTCTTTTTTCTTACATATATTCCTTTTTTGCCGGCACCACTGAAGCAGTAACGGCCAGCGTATTTTCCGGCGCTGACAAAGCCACCCAAATGGTGATATCTCTCATGGGCATGATGTGTCTGTGGACGGGACTGTTGGAGGTAGCCGAGCACGCGGGGATTACCAAAAAAATTGAGCGTTTGCTTTCGCCCATAACCAGAATTCTGTTTCCCTCCCTGCCCGACGGTTCCGAGGCAAAAAGCGCCATTGTTATGAGTATGACGGCAAACCTTTTGGGCCTTTCAAACGCGGCAACGCCCTTAGGCCTTGCCGCCATGAACAAGCTGGAGGCCCGCAGCCTGACCCCCGGCGTTGCCACCGACGACATGTGCATGTTTGTGGTCATTAACACCGCGTCGATTACGCTGATTCCCACAACCCTGCTCACCCTGCGCACGGCTGCCGGCTCTGCCGCCCCCTTTGAAATTATGGTGCCGGTTTGGATTTGTTCCATTTTGTCCGTTGCAAGCGGAATTATTGCCGCAAAATTACTTGCCCGGAGGTGCCCATAA
- a CDS encoding spore maturation protein has translation MLAQKISILIMPFIFISILGYALFKKVRVFDVFLNGASNGLRSAVSILPALVGLICAISMLRASGALDFLETLLSPLLSKIGMPPDVLPLALLKPVSGSGALAMVKDIFDANGPDSFAGKVASVMLGSSETTFYTLAVYYGAVKIKDSRYTVSAAVIADLVGVFAAVFLCGMIYSH, from the coding sequence ATGCTAGCCCAAAAGATTTCTATTCTTATTATGCCGTTCATTTTCATTTCTATTTTGGGCTATGCCCTTTTTAAAAAGGTGCGTGTTTTCGACGTGTTTTTAAACGGTGCTTCAAACGGTCTGCGCTCGGCGGTAAGCATTTTGCCGGCGCTGGTTGGCCTGATTTGCGCCATTTCCATGCTCCGGGCCTCCGGTGCGCTGGACTTTTTGGAAACCCTTTTGTCGCCCCTGCTTTCAAAAATCGGCATGCCGCCGGACGTTCTTCCCTTGGCGCTTCTAAAGCCCGTGTCCGGGAGCGGTGCACTGGCCATGGTGAAGGACATTTTCGACGCAAACGGGCCGGACTCTTTTGCCGGAAAAGTTGCTTCTGTTATGCTGGGCTCCTCGGAAACCACGTTCTACACCTTAGCTGTGTACTACGGCGCGGTGAAAATTAAAGACTCCCGCTACACCGTGAGCGCCGCCGTCATTGCAGATTTGGTGGGCGTGTTCGCCGCGGTCTTCCTCTGCGGCATGATATACAGCCATTAA
- a CDS encoding phosphatase PAP2 family protein translates to MVEQITNIDFCVLDFIQSHVRCAFLDFFMPLVSSLGNGGLIWLFFAAVMLLREKYRKQGVVLLVGLAAGFVLGNLLLKPLIARPRPNWVNLGVELLIDNPLDFSFPSGHTLSSFVAAFLISMDNHKFGYAAIPFAALMAFSRLYLYVHYPSDVLAAVVLAFFIALAVHRLFYRKKQTQK, encoded by the coding sequence ATGGTTGAGCAAATCACGAATATCGATTTTTGCGTGCTTGATTTTATTCAGTCGCACGTTCGGTGCGCATTTTTAGACTTTTTTATGCCCCTTGTTTCAAGCCTGGGAAACGGCGGACTGATTTGGCTTTTCTTTGCGGCGGTAATGCTGCTTAGGGAAAAATACCGCAAGCAGGGGGTTGTGCTGTTGGTTGGCCTTGCGGCAGGGTTTGTTTTGGGAAACCTCTTGCTAAAGCCCCTAATTGCCCGCCCGCGCCCCAACTGGGTGAACCTGGGAGTGGAGCTTTTAATTGATAATCCGTTAGACTTTTCGTTTCCGTCGGGGCACACGCTGTCTTCCTTTGTGGCGGCGTTTCTGATTTCAATGGACAATCACAAATTTGGTTACGCAGCCATTCCTTTCGCTGCGCTCATGGCGTTTTCAAGGCTTTACCTCTATGTGCACTATCCCAGCGACGTTTTAGCGGCGGTGGTATTAGCGTTTTTCATTGCCCTTGCGGTGCACAGGCTGTTTTATCGAAAGAAACAAACACAAAAATAA
- a CDS encoding COG2426 family protein: protein MTMIVAMTPVLELRGAIPIATANGLNLWVAIGISIIGNMIPVPFIIIFIRKIFEWMRKKSDGLNRLVTRFEQKAEKHKKTVLKYEFWGLFILVAIPLPGTGAWTGALVAAMMDMRLKSALPAIFLGVTAAGAIIAFLTYGVTVMA, encoded by the coding sequence ATGACGATGATTGTTGCGATGACGCCGGTTTTAGAGCTGCGCGGCGCAATTCCAATTGCCACAGCCAACGGGCTGAATTTGTGGGTGGCAATCGGCATCTCTATTATTGGAAACATGATTCCCGTTCCGTTTATTATCATTTTCATCCGCAAAATTTTTGAATGGATGCGCAAAAAAAGCGACGGGTTAAACAGATTGGTGACGCGGTTCGAACAAAAGGCGGAAAAACATAAGAAAACCGTTTTAAAGTATGAATTTTGGGGCCTTTTTATTTTGGTGGCCATTCCGCTGCCTGGTACCGGCGCGTGGACCGGGGCCTTGGTTGCGGCAATGATGGATATGCGCCTGAAAAGCGCGCTGCCGGCAATTTTTTTGGGTGTTACAGCGGCAGGGGCAATTATTGCGTTTTTAACCTACGGCGTTACGGTTATGGCCTGA